A single genomic interval of Dyella sp. GSA-30 harbors:
- a CDS encoding S8 family serine peptidase — MNTKAFKLNALAAVLALALGSQASFAADVTAPLSARINASAMQENGSYDRFIITYRDGSTQRRDHAAATQAVSAAIGRAGLATRAAAGKASVRTSTVNAVYQRKLAIGADLVSVSRKLSRAEAVSLMQQLAADPNVAHVEPDVMLRAIRDTRASAMLAPAAFTPNDQYYAAYQWHLRAGDGTSEKIGGDSSSYANKGGADVAAAWDLADGTGVTVAVLDTGLTHHPDIDTSLGDAGYDFISSGFVSGRSTDDRAAGGWDTGDWTTGDEYLATNGGCVDATHPAEDSSWHGTHVSGTVAELTNNGTGMAGSAFNAKVLPVRVLGHCGGFNSDIADAIEWASGGHVDGVPDNQNPAQLINMSLGGGGSCSATDVLGQAIADANSRGTVVVVAAGNNNADVSGFSPASCPGAIAVGAIGISGKRAFYSNFGSGIAVASPGGGIYANDASSGTQVQAGFVWSAINDGTTVPDESGYTYGGYAGTSQATPHVTGTIALVISALKAASLPALSPADVRTLITSTARSFPSTPDQTLGAGIIDAAAAVNKALGNDGNPGGPGGDATALTNGAAVVVSGNAGDTKLYKIDVPAGARALVLRTFGGTGDVSLYVKNGDVPTTSSFDKSSVHVGNSESAVYAVPAAGTYYLLVSGVADFSNVSVQATFVSP, encoded by the coding sequence TTGAACACGAAAGCTTTCAAATTGAATGCATTGGCGGCGGTTTTGGCACTGGCTTTGGGCAGCCAGGCGTCTTTCGCAGCTGATGTCACAGCGCCGTTGTCGGCGCGTATCAACGCCAGTGCGATGCAGGAGAACGGTTCATACGATCGTTTCATCATCACCTACCGCGACGGCTCGACCCAGCGCCGCGACCACGCCGCCGCCACGCAAGCGGTCAGCGCAGCCATCGGGCGTGCCGGTCTGGCGACGCGCGCGGCGGCTGGCAAGGCGTCCGTGCGCACAAGTACTGTCAATGCCGTCTACCAGCGAAAGCTGGCTATCGGTGCCGATCTGGTGAGCGTCTCGCGCAAGTTGAGCCGTGCGGAAGCGGTCTCGCTGATGCAGCAACTGGCAGCCGATCCGAACGTGGCCCACGTGGAGCCGGACGTGATGCTGCGCGCCATTCGCGATACGCGTGCGTCGGCGATGCTGGCACCGGCAGCGTTCACGCCGAATGACCAGTACTACGCGGCCTATCAGTGGCATCTGCGCGCCGGTGACGGCACCAGCGAAAAGATCGGCGGCGACAGTTCCAGCTATGCCAACAAGGGCGGCGCGGATGTCGCCGCAGCCTGGGACCTCGCCGATGGCACCGGCGTGACCGTGGCGGTCCTCGATACCGGCCTGACCCATCATCCGGATATCGATACCTCGCTGGGCGATGCGGGCTACGACTTCATCAGCAGCGGTTTCGTTTCCGGTCGCTCCACCGACGATCGCGCGGCGGGCGGCTGGGACACCGGCGACTGGACCACCGGCGACGAATACCTGGCCACCAACGGCGGTTGCGTGGATGCGACCCATCCGGCCGAGGACAGCTCCTGGCACGGCACGCATGTGTCAGGCACGGTGGCCGAGTTGACCAACAACGGTACCGGCATGGCCGGTTCCGCGTTCAACGCGAAGGTGTTGCCGGTGCGTGTGCTCGGCCATTGCGGCGGCTTCAACTCCGATATTGCCGATGCCATCGAATGGGCCTCGGGCGGCCATGTCGACGGTGTGCCGGACAACCAGAATCCCGCGCAGCTCATCAACATGAGCCTGGGTGGTGGCGGCAGCTGCTCGGCCACCGACGTGCTCGGCCAGGCGATTGCCGACGCCAACAGCCGCGGCACCGTGGTGGTCGTGGCTGCCGGTAACAACAATGCCGACGTGTCCGGTTTCTCGCCGGCCAGTTGCCCGGGCGCCATTGCCGTCGGTGCGATCGGTATCTCCGGCAAGCGTGCTTTCTACTCCAACTTCGGCTCGGGCATCGCGGTCGCCTCGCCAGGCGGTGGCATTTACGCCAACGACGCGTCCAGCGGCACACAGGTGCAGGCCGGCTTCGTATGGTCGGCGATCAACGATGGCACCACCGTGCCGGACGAGAGCGGCTACACCTATGGCGGCTACGCGGGTACTTCGCAGGCCACGCCCCATGTCACCGGCACCATCGCGCTGGTGATAAGCGCCTTGAAGGCCGCCAGCCTGCCGGCATTGAGCCCAGCCGATGTGCGCACGCTGATCACCTCCACTGCACGTAGTTTCCCCAGTACGCCGGACCAGACCCTCGGTGCGGGCATCATCGATGCGGCCGCCGCGGTCAACAAGGCATTGGGTAACGATGGCAATCCTGGCGGTCCCGGCGGCGATGCCACCGCGCTGACCAATGGTGCCGCGGTCGTAGTCAGTGGCAACGCCGGCGATACGAAGCTGTACAAGATCGACGTGCCAGCCGGTGCACGCGCATTGGTACTGCGCACCTTCGGCGGCACTGGCGACGTATCGCTGTATGTGAAGAACGGCGATGTGCCGACCACCAGCAGCTTCGACAAGTCGTCGGTGCATGTCGGCAACAGCGAGTCGGCCGTGTATGCGGTGCCGGCCGCCGGGACCTACTACCTGCTGGTCTCTGGTGTAGCCGACTTCAGCAACGTCTCGGTGCAGGCGACCTTCGTGTCTCCGTAA